ACAGGGCAATAGACTGGTCAGTTCCAACTGCATCTCATTTCACAGATGCTTCCTTACCCTTCAGGGATTCGCCCCGCGGCTTTTCTTGCCCGACGCCTTGCCGTTCTTCTCGAGCCGCAGCTTCCAAGCCGTACGCAAGGCTCCCGTGAGCACCTCTTCGCTCGCCGCCGACAGCCGGATGTGCGTCGCTCCCATGCTCCCCCAGCCACCCGCGACAGGCACAAAGACCTCCGGCTGCTCGTCGACAAACGCCGCCTGCTGCTCGGGTGAGAGCAGCAAATTGCCATACCCCTGACCGGCAGAGGCAAGCGTGGCAAAGATGCGACCACCCACGCGGAAGTCCGGCGAGCCCATGTGCGCGCTCTCCTCAGCACCTGCAAGACTCAGCGCAATGCGGCGAAAATCATCCACGGTCATCGGCGCTCCTTCTGCACAAACAGAAGTCGGTTTACGTGCCCATGATAGATTGTTCTCGATCTCTGCACTTGCTTCACCACGAACCATCCATTCCCCGCTGTGGCCTTTCGGGAGGTAACACTGTGTCGATTCACTCTGCCTTGAAGCTGTCCTCTGCTCTTGCCCTATTGCTCGCGCTCACCCATACGTCTGGAGCGCAAACGCCCGTCTTCGCAGGCCCCACCGATCCACGCGCGATCCAAGCCTATCAGGAGGCCACGGAGTTCGAGAAACATCGCAACGTCGTCTTCGCCCTCGATAACTACAGGAAGGCCGACAAACTCGACGGCAACAAATGCGCGGCCTGCGCCCTTGCCGTTGTGAAGGTGGCCGTGGAGATCGGTGACTTCAAGGCCGCTGACGCCGCATCGCAGGAGCTGATCGCCCTCTCCACCACGCCGGAGCAGCAGACCAAGGCTCACCTGTCACGCGCCCAGATGCTCCTCGCCATGGGCCAGAACAAGAAGAAACCGGAGTGCTTTCAGCAGGGCGCGGCCGAGACCGACCTGGTGCTCGCCACCAAGCCGAACGACGCCACCGCGCTCTACCTGAAGGGCACCTGCCTGGCCTTCGAGCAGCACGATGACGACGCCCGCAAGGTCTTCGGTCAACTGACCACGGAGATGAAACCCGGCTCGGTCGACTACACCCGCATTACCCGCTTCGCCGAGCGCCCCGAACTGGCGCGAGCCCGCATGGCCCCGGCCTTCCGCGTCACCACGCTGGACGGCAAGCGCGTCTCGCTCGACGAGCTGAAGAACAAGGTCGTCCTCATCGACTTCTGGGCCACCTGGTGCGGCCCCTGCCGCGAGGCGCTGCCCCACATGCAGCAGATCGCCAAAAAGTTCGAGGGCCAGCCCCTGGTCATCCTCAGCATCAGCCTCGACAAAGACGAACAGAAGTGGAAGGAGTTCGTCGGCAAGAACAACATGACGTGGCTGCAATATCGCGACAACGGCTTCAACGGCTCCATCGCCACCAGCTTCGGCGTCCAGTCGATCCCCCACACCTTTACCATCGACAGCGACGGAGTCCTACAAGACGAGAAGATAGGCGACGGCTACATTGAGGGCAAGCTGAAGAAGCTCATCGCGCAGGCCGTGCAGAACGAGGCCAAACAGCGCGAGGCGGCCGCACCGGTTGCATCCGGCACGACCGCCTCGCAGCAGTAGCTTCTCCGCAGTTACTCGGCGGCGACGGTCTCTTCCATCGGCGGGCACGAGCAGAAGAGGTGCCGGTCGCCGTACGCGTTGTCGATCCGGCTGACCGGAGACCAGTACTTGTCCGTGCGCCGCGAGTTGCCGGGGAAACAGCCCTCCGCGCGCGTGTACGGACGATCCCACACGTCGTCCACAAGGTCGTGAACCGTGTGCGGCGCGAAGGCCAGTGGGCTATCCTCCACCTTCCACTTGCCCGCTTCGATGTCGCGCACCTCGTTGCGAATCGCGATCATCGCATCGCAGAAGCGGTCGATCTCAGCCTTCGACTCGGACTCGGTCGGCTCGATCATCAGCGTGCCCGCCACCGGGAAGCTCATCGTCGGCGCGTGGAAGCCGTAGTCGATCAGACGCTTGGCCAGATCGTCCACCGATACGCCGGAGGTCGCCTTGATCGGCCGCGTATCAAGAATGCACTCGTGCGCCACTCGCCCATGCTCGTTCTTGTAGAGCACGGGATAGTGCTCCTCCAGCCGCTTGGCGATGTAGTTGGCGTTCAGGATTGCCGCCTCGGTGGCCAACGTCAGACCCTCTCCGCCCATCAGCAGGATGTACGCCCACGAGATGACCAGGATTGAAGCCGAGCCGTAAGGAGCAGCCGAGACCGGTCCCATCGCCGTGCTATCGGCCAGCTCCGGGTGCCCCGGCAGGAATGGAGCCAGGTGGCTGCGCACGCCGATCGGGCCGACGCCCGGACCGCCGCCGCCGTGCGGAATGCAGAAGGTCTTGTGCAGGTTCAGATGGCTCACGTCGCCACCGAACTTGCCCGGATAGACCACGCCCACCTGCGCGTTCAGGTTCGCGCCGTCCAGATAGACCTGACCACCGAAGTCGTGCACGATCTCGCAGACCTCGCGCACGCGCTCCTCGAAGACGCCGTGCGTCGAAGGGTACGTAATCATGATGCACGAGAGGATATCGGCGTACTTGGTCGCCTTCTCGCGCAGGTCGTCGACGTCCACATTGCCCTGCTCATCGCACTTGACGCTGACGACCTCCATCGAAGCCATCTGTGCCGACGCGGGGTTGGTGCCGTGCGCCGAGGTGGGGATGAGGCAGATCTTGCGGTGCCCTTCGCCACGACTCTCGTGATAGGCATTGATCGCCAGCAGCCCGGCGTACTCGCCCTGCGCGCCCGAGTTAGGCTGGAACGAGAACGCATCGTAGCCGGTGATCTGGCACAGCCGCTCCTCAAGCGCCTTGAGCAACTCGGCGTATCCAGCCGCCTGATCCGCCGGAACAAACGGATGCAGGCTGCTGAACTCCGGCCAGGTCACCGGGATCATCTCGGTGGTGGCGTTCAGCTTCATGGTGCAGGAGCCCAGCGGAATCATCGCGCGGTCGAGCGCCAGATCGCGGTCGGCCAGCCGCCGCATGTAGCGCAGCATCTCGGTCTCGGAGTGGTACTGGTTGAAGACCGGGTGAGTAAGGAACTTGCTGGTGCGCCGCAGGCTCGCCGGCAGCGTCGCCGAGGCGCTCACCGCGTCGAACTTGAGCGCGGGGCCAAAGCAGGCCCACAGCGCCTCCACCTGAGCCGGGGTGATGGTCTCATCGAGGCTGATGCCCACGCGCCCGCCCGCCGCGTGACGCCGCAGGTTGAAGCCCGCCGCCACCGCAGCCGCATGGATATCGTCGGTCCTGTGCCCGGTCAGCACGGTGATGGTGTCGAAGTAAGCCGCAGGCTCCACCGCGAAGCCCAGCGAGACCAGCCCAGCGGCCAGCTTCGTGGTCAGGGTGTGGACGCGCGTGGCGATCTCGACCAGCCCCTCCGGCCCGTGGTAGACCGCGTACATGCTCGCCATCACGGCCAGCAGCACCTGCGCGGTACAGATGTTCGAGGTGGCCTTCTCGCGGCGGATGTGCTGCTCGCGCGTCTGCAACGCCAGCCGGTACGCGGGGTTGCCACGCCGGTCGACCGAGACACCCACCAGCCGCCCCGGCATGTTGCGCTTCAACTCATCCTTCGTCGCCAGATACGCGGCGTGCGGGCCGCCATAGCCCATCGGCACACCGAAGCGCTGCGTCGAGCCGATGGCCATATCCGCGCCCAGCTCTCCCGGAGACGTCAGCAGCGTCAGCGCCAGCGGATCGGCCGCCATCACGGCCACCGCGCCTGCGGCGTGCAGCGCGGCAATCGCCTCACGGAAGTCCACGATATGCCCGTGAGTGCCGGGGTACTGGAAGATCGCTCCGAAGACGTCAGACGCCACCAGGTCGGTCGCGGGATCGCCGATCACCAGCGTCCAACCGAAGGGCTTGGCCCGCGTGCCCAGCAGCGCAATCGTCTGCGGATGGCAGCCGCGATCCACAAAGAAGCTGGTTTTGGACGACTTGGCCCCGCGCTTCGCCATCGCCATCGCCTCGGCGGCGGCAGTGGCCTCATCAAGCAGCGACGCATTGGCGATATCCAGCCCGGTCAGGTCGCAGACCATCGTCTGAAAATTAATCAAAGCCTCGAGCCGCCCCTGGCTGATCTCCGGCTGATACGGCGTATACGCCGTGTACCACGCCGGGTTCTCGAAAATATTGCGCTGAATGACCGCCGGAAGCAGCGTGCCATAGTAGCCCTGCCCGATCAGCGAGGTCATCACGCGATTCTTCGCGGCCACGGTCTTGAGATACGCCAGCGTCTCCGGCTCGGTCAGCGCGGGGCCAAAGGTCAACTGCCCCGGATCGAGGATCGACGCGGGCACAGCCTCGGCGATCAGGCCGTCGAGCGAATCGACGCCGACCACGCCCAGCATGGCCTCGATACCCGCCGCCGTGGGTCCGATGTGGCGCTTGGCGAACGACTCCACGCCGTTCAGTTGGTTGGTAAGGGTCTTGCCCGAAACCTGAGTTGCCGCAATCGCTTCGCTTGCCATGAACGCACACTCCCCGTCGCGCCGGCCTTCAAGCCGGATCGCGCATGTGCCCCTTCTGTCTCTTTGCCTGAGATCATTATCCCGTCGGCGGACACCCGCGCCGGGCTGTTCGCTCCAGCGGTGCCTCTCTCCAGAAGTCTGTTTGCCCACGCGGTCCTTCTGCCTGAGAGTTTCCGGGGCGGTTGCTCCTTCGGCGCCGGACTAGGTTGCAAGTCCGATCTCTCCCGCGCGTGACAGGGCCTGTTTCGGCAAGTAAACGAGACAGAGCCTACTTAGAATCTAGTCGGAATCCCGAGCCGAGGCAAACCGGCTGCGGGAAGTGCGCAAGTCAGCTTGAGATCAATTACTGCAAGCTCGCTTTTAATTACCTATTAGCAAATCGCGTTCAAATTAGTTGATTGCCTGTTAGCATCAATCAACTCCAGATACAGCTTGTATTCCTCCGCTCTAGCCCGAAAGAAAATACATGACGACTTCACGCAAATACTGGGTTGTATCCCCAAACGTTGACAATAAAAATCGGACAGTGAGTGAATGGATACAAGCGAGTGTCAGATGGCAAGCGGCATTCATGGGGTGGCACCCCGACGACCAAGATCACAAGCTCGGCCCTAAGTTTGCACACGAAATCCGTCCTGGCGACTTGATTCTCATTGCCCGACGCTACCGCAAAGAACCACAAATAGTCGGTTTTGGGATTGTTGTGGAGGAATTCAAAACACATCTCAGAGGCTTCGAACCTCCTCAGTCCTTTGGGTCACTGCGCCAACTCGATCCTTTTGTTCCAATGAGCCACCCGCCAAAGCATCCCCCTTTTATCAATGATGCCCTCAACCACACTGCCTCGCTACGTCAGCTCCATCCCGAAAATAATCATGTACATAAAGAACTGTGCGACTGGATGGAAAGAAAACTTGCAATTAGCAATGCCGCAGCTCCGAAAGAGTATTTGCAAGAAATAACGTCAAGAGTTCAACTGCGATCACTTCCAAACGACGCACAACTTGAATATCAGGTCAGAACTCTTCGTTCGGTTAAACAGGCCATAAAAAAGGAAGCTGATCTGGTCATTCGCTATCGACAGTGGCTAGAACGCCAAGATCGTGAACTACAAATCTTCAAGAGCGACGGAATTCAGTGCGATTCTTACGAACAAACTCGCAAGAATCTTATTGAAGCGAAATGCTCCGCTAAAAGGGAATACATCCGAATGGCAGTAGGTCAACTGCTCGATTATGCATTCCAAGCAAAGCATGATCTTGGTAATTGTCATAAGGCAATTCTCCTACCTGAAAAACCGGATGCTGCTATTTTGGAATGGCTCAAGTCACTTGAAATCAGCGCAATATGGGAAGAGAATTCGGTATTTTTAGATAACTTGGATGGCCAATTTACCTAATTACTTTTACTCATCGAGACTAGATCGGTAATCTCAAGTCGGCTTTAAACAGTGAAGGAGCGTTCCTTAGGAACGCTCCTTCACCCAATCGGCCCAGCCGCAGCGACTACTTCGAACTCATCGCCAACTGCTGCTGATACTCCTCGTACGGCCCCTTGTGGTCGGTGATGTGGAAGTTCGTCGGCCCGCCCTCAAAGTGCCAGATCCGCGTTCCCGCCTCTTCGATCAGGTCCTGGTCGTGCGTCACCAGAAAGACCGTGCCCTCATACTTCTGGATCGCCTGGTTCAGCGCGTTGATGCTCTCGAGATCCAGGTGGTTCGTCGGCTCGTCGAGCACCAGGATGTTCGGCTTCTGCAGCATGATCTTGCAGAAGAGCAGCCGCGCAGCCTCTCCTCCCGACAGCGCATCGGTCTTCTTGTTGCCCTCTTCGCCGCGGAAGAGCATCTGCCCCAGGATGCCGCGGATCTCCTCCTTGGTCGCCTGCGGATCGTACTGGTGCAGCCAGTCCGAGGCCGTCATGCCCAGTTGGATCGAACCCTTGTGGTCCTGCGCGAAGTAGCCGATCTGCGCCTCGTGCCCCCACTTCACCTCGCCCGAGTCGATCGAGACATCCTTCTCCTCGATCCCCGGCCCGTTGGCCAGCAGCGCCTTCAGCAGCGTGGTCTTGCCCTGTCCGTTGCGCCCGATCAGGACGACCTTCTCGCCGCGGCCCACCATCGCCGAGAAGTTGTTGATGACGTGCTCGGTCTTGCCGTCCTTCTGGACGTAGCTCTTGTTCACGTTCTCGAACTCAAGCACCGTCTTGCCTGAAGGCCGCACCAGGTCGAAGCGGATGAACGGACGCGCGATGTTCGAGCGAGCCAGCTCGCTGGTGGCCAGCCGCTCGACTTCCTTCTTACGCGAGTTCACCTGGCTCGAACGCGTACCGGCGGAGAAGCGCGCGATAAAGTCGTTCAACTGCGCAATCTTCTTCTCGCGCTGCTCGTTCTGGCTCTCGATGCGGGTGCGGATGCTGGTCTTCTGCAACACCATGTCGTCGTAGCCGCCGTTGTAGACGATGATCGTCTCGTAGTCGATATCGGCGATGTGCGTGCACACGTTGTTCAGGAAGTGCCGGTCGTGCGAGATGGTGATGACCGTGCCGTTATAGCGGTTCAAAAAGTCCTCAAGCCAGTGGATCGAGTCGAGGTCGAGATAGTTCGTAGGCTCGTCGAGGAACAACGCCTCGGGCTGGCCGAAGAGTGCCTGACACAGCAGCACGCGGACCTTCTGGCCGCCCTGCAGCTCGCTCATCTTGCGCTCGTGCAGCTCGTCGGGAATGTCGAGCCCTTGCAGCAGGATGGCCGCATTGGCCTCGGCCTCGTAGCCGTCCTCGTCTCCGACGATACCCTCAAGCTCGCCCAGACGGCTGCCATCCTCGTCCGTCATCTCGGGCTTGTTGTAGATGATCTCGCGCTCTTCCAGCGCCGCCCACAGGGCCTTGTTCCCCATGATGACCGTGTCGATCACCCGGTACGCATCGAAGGCGTACTGATCCTGCGAGAGCACGCCGAACTTGCGCGGGCGCACCACGGTGCCCTTCTGGGCGTCGAGCTGGCCCGTCAGCACCTTCATAAAGGTCGATTTACCCGCGCCGTTAGGCCCGGTCAGGCCGTAGCGGCGGCCGTCCGTAAAGGTGACCGAGACATCCTCGAAGAGGAGCTTCTGGCCATAACGCATTGTGACATTCGAGACGGAAATCATAGGTTTTCTCTTATTTTACAGGCATTTCGTCGTACTCATCGAGCCGGCATCTAAAAGCTTGAGTCTTCCGTGAAAAATCCCGCCGGATCAGGCCTGGTTCGATCCACCACCGGGCGGAGCATCCGCCAGAGGGTTGGATGGCAGAGCTGGAGCAACAACCCGCATCCCCAGCCACCGCTCCAGCCGCATACGCACCGCGTCCGTGCGGAACTCGGTCATCAGAGCCAGTAGATAGGCATAGAGGAGCACTACAATCATCAGAATCGCC
This is a stretch of genomic DNA from Granulicella sp. WH15. It encodes these proteins:
- a CDS encoding MmcQ/YjbR family DNA-binding protein — encoded protein: MTVDDFRRIALSLAGAEESAHMGSPDFRVGGRIFATLASAGQGYGNLLLSPEQQAAFVDEQPEVFVPVAGGWGSMGATHIRLSAASEEVLTGALRTAWKLRLEKNGKASGKKSRGANP
- a CDS encoding TlpA disulfide reductase family protein, whose protein sequence is MSIHSALKLSSALALLLALTHTSGAQTPVFAGPTDPRAIQAYQEATEFEKHRNVVFALDNYRKADKLDGNKCAACALAVVKVAVEIGDFKAADAASQELIALSTTPEQQTKAHLSRAQMLLAMGQNKKKPECFQQGAAETDLVLATKPNDATALYLKGTCLAFEQHDDDARKVFGQLTTEMKPGSVDYTRITRFAERPELARARMAPAFRVTTLDGKRVSLDELKNKVVLIDFWATWCGPCREALPHMQQIAKKFEGQPLVILSISLDKDEQKWKEFVGKNNMTWLQYRDNGFNGSIATSFGVQSIPHTFTIDSDGVLQDEKIGDGYIEGKLKKLIAQAVQNEAKQREAAAPVASGTTASQQ
- the gcvP gene encoding aminomethyl-transferring glycine dehydrogenase gives rise to the protein MASEAIAATQVSGKTLTNQLNGVESFAKRHIGPTAAGIEAMLGVVGVDSLDGLIAEAVPASILDPGQLTFGPALTEPETLAYLKTVAAKNRVMTSLIGQGYYGTLLPAVIQRNIFENPAWYTAYTPYQPEISQGRLEALINFQTMVCDLTGLDIANASLLDEATAAAEAMAMAKRGAKSSKTSFFVDRGCHPQTIALLGTRAKPFGWTLVIGDPATDLVASDVFGAIFQYPGTHGHIVDFREAIAALHAAGAVAVMAADPLALTLLTSPGELGADMAIGSTQRFGVPMGYGGPHAAYLATKDELKRNMPGRLVGVSVDRRGNPAYRLALQTREQHIRREKATSNICTAQVLLAVMASMYAVYHGPEGLVEIATRVHTLTTKLAAGLVSLGFAVEPAAYFDTITVLTGHRTDDIHAAAVAAGFNLRRHAAGGRVGISLDETITPAQVEALWACFGPALKFDAVSASATLPASLRRTSKFLTHPVFNQYHSETEMLRYMRRLADRDLALDRAMIPLGSCTMKLNATTEMIPVTWPEFSSLHPFVPADQAAGYAELLKALEERLCQITGYDAFSFQPNSGAQGEYAGLLAINAYHESRGEGHRKICLIPTSAHGTNPASAQMASMEVVSVKCDEQGNVDVDDLREKATKYADILSCIMITYPSTHGVFEERVREVCEIVHDFGGQVYLDGANLNAQVGVVYPGKFGGDVSHLNLHKTFCIPHGGGGPGVGPIGVRSHLAPFLPGHPELADSTAMGPVSAAPYGSASILVISWAYILLMGGEGLTLATEAAILNANYIAKRLEEHYPVLYKNEHGRVAHECILDTRPIKATSGVSVDDLAKRLIDYGFHAPTMSFPVAGTLMIEPTESESKAEIDRFCDAMIAIRNEVRDIEAGKWKVEDSPLAFAPHTVHDLVDDVWDRPYTRAEGCFPGNSRRTDKYWSPVSRIDNAYGDRHLFCSCPPMEETVAAE
- a CDS encoding ATP-binding cassette domain-containing protein; the encoded protein is MISVSNVTMRYGQKLLFEDVSVTFTDGRRYGLTGPNGAGKSTFMKVLTGQLDAQKGTVVRPRKFGVLSQDQYAFDAYRVIDTVIMGNKALWAALEEREIIYNKPEMTDEDGSRLGELEGIVGDEDGYEAEANAAILLQGLDIPDELHERKMSELQGGQKVRVLLCQALFGQPEALFLDEPTNYLDLDSIHWLEDFLNRYNGTVITISHDRHFLNNVCTHIADIDYETIIVYNGGYDDMVLQKTSIRTRIESQNEQREKKIAQLNDFIARFSAGTRSSQVNSRKKEVERLATSELARSNIARPFIRFDLVRPSGKTVLEFENVNKSYVQKDGKTEHVINNFSAMVGRGEKVVLIGRNGQGKTTLLKALLANGPGIEEKDVSIDSGEVKWGHEAQIGYFAQDHKGSIQLGMTASDWLHQYDPQATKEEIRGILGQMLFRGEEGNKKTDALSGGEAARLLFCKIMLQKPNILVLDEPTNHLDLESINALNQAIQKYEGTVFLVTHDQDLIEEAGTRIWHFEGGPTNFHITDHKGPYEEYQQQLAMSSK